Proteins encoded within one genomic window of Spirulina major PCC 6313:
- the malQ gene encoding 4-alpha-glucanotransferase — MAFSRRASGILLHPTSLPGRFGIGDLGQEAYRFVDFLTASGQQIWQVLPLGPTGFGNSPYMSYSALAGNPLLINLEWLVAENLLSELDFAHLPTFTPYQVDYEAAIKIKLPLLRKASHTFFSKATPERKKVFTEFCEAQAAWLDDYTLFMAIRTAQNGKSWHQWDEPLKNRDPQALRLAKEQLHDEIFFHKYMQSEFFRQWSTLKQYANDNGVQMFGDIPIYVAHDSVDVWANPDIFCLDPDTGEPSQMAGVPPDYFSATGQLWGNPVYNWEVLQQTQFKWWVNRIEGMLNYVDLMRIDHFRGFESFWSVDGGETVATNGEWVEAPGAEFFEILKADLGELPIVAEDLGVITPEVEALRDRFEFPGMKVLHFAFDSGPGNPFLTFNHGSNCVVYTGTHDNDTTVGWFNARDEEAKQRVYDYLGGEPPEPIEWAMIRMAMSSVGQISIYPLQDVLGLGTESRMNMPSAAQGNWGWRYEESMLKPELRDRLRRMTELYARLP; from the coding sequence ATGGCATTTTCGCGGCGAGCAAGCGGCATCCTCCTCCATCCCACCTCCCTTCCTGGTCGCTTCGGCATCGGTGACCTCGGTCAGGAAGCCTATCGTTTCGTAGACTTCCTCACCGCCAGCGGGCAGCAAATTTGGCAAGTCTTACCCCTCGGCCCCACCGGCTTCGGTAATTCTCCCTACATGTCCTATTCCGCCCTAGCCGGGAACCCCCTGCTGATTAACCTGGAATGGCTCGTCGCCGAAAACCTCCTCAGTGAACTAGACTTCGCCCATCTGCCCACCTTCACCCCCTACCAGGTGGACTACGAAGCCGCCATCAAGATCAAACTGCCCCTACTGCGCAAAGCCAGCCATACCTTCTTCAGCAAAGCAACCCCAGAGCGGAAAAAAGTCTTTACCGAATTTTGCGAAGCCCAAGCCGCTTGGCTCGATGACTACACCCTCTTCATGGCCATTCGTACCGCCCAAAACGGGAAAAGCTGGCATCAATGGGACGAACCCCTAAAAAACCGCGATCCCCAAGCCCTCCGCCTCGCCAAAGAGCAACTCCACGACGAAATCTTTTTCCATAAATATATGCAGTCGGAATTTTTCCGACAATGGTCCACCCTGAAGCAATACGCCAACGACAACGGAGTGCAGATGTTCGGAGATATTCCGATCTATGTTGCCCATGACAGCGTTGATGTGTGGGCGAACCCGGATATCTTTTGTCTTGATCCCGACACGGGCGAACCTTCGCAAATGGCTGGTGTTCCCCCGGACTACTTCAGTGCGACGGGTCAGCTTTGGGGCAATCCGGTCTACAACTGGGAAGTCCTCCAACAGACGCAATTTAAATGGTGGGTGAATCGCATTGAAGGGATGCTGAACTATGTAGACCTGATGCGGATTGACCATTTCCGAGGTTTTGAGTCCTTTTGGTCGGTGGACGGGGGCGAAACGGTAGCCACGAACGGGGAATGGGTGGAAGCTCCTGGGGCGGAATTTTTCGAGATTCTCAAAGCGGATCTCGGTGAGTTGCCGATTGTCGCCGAAGATTTGGGGGTGATTACCCCCGAAGTGGAAGCCCTGCGCGATCGCTTCGAGTTTCCGGGGATGAAGGTGCTGCATTTTGCCTTTGATTCGGGGCCCGGTAATCCCTTTTTGACCTTTAACCATGGCTCAAACTGTGTGGTGTATACGGGAACCCACGATAACGATACGACGGTGGGCTGGTTTAATGCCCGCGACGAGGAAGCCAAGCAGCGGGTTTATGATTACCTCGGTGGAGAACCTCCGGAGCCGATCGAATGGGCGATGATTCGGATGGCGATGAGTTCGGTGGGTCAGATTTCCATCTATCCGTTGCAGGATGTGTTGGGCTTGGGCACAGAGTCGCGGATGAATATGCCCAGTGCAGCCCAGGGCAATTGGGGTTGGCGTTATGAAGAGTCGATGCTGAAGCCGGAGTTGCGCGATCGCCTCCGACGGATGACGGAACTCTACGCTCGACTGCCCTAA
- the nuoK gene encoding NADH-quinone oxidoreductase subunit NuoK, with the protein MQLQLEFFLLLAAALFCIGIYGLVTSRNVVRVLMSVELLLNAVNLNLMSFSNFLDPEGIKGQVFSIFVITVAAAEAAVGLAIILAIYRNRDTVDMEQFNLLKW; encoded by the coding sequence ATGCAACTTCAACTTGAATTTTTCCTTTTGTTAGCAGCGGCTCTGTTCTGCATCGGAATTTATGGTCTCGTCACCAGCCGGAACGTGGTGCGCGTCTTGATGTCTGTGGAGCTTTTGCTCAATGCGGTCAACTTAAACTTGATGAGCTTTTCTAACTTTCTCGATCCAGAGGGGATTAAGGGGCAAGTGTTCTCGATCTTTGTGATCACCGTGGCTGCTGCTGAAGCGGCTGTGGGCCTGGCGATCATTTTGGCCATCTATCGCAATCGTGACACCGTGGACATGGAGCAATTTAACCTGCTCAAATGGTAA
- a CDS encoding NADH-quinone oxidoreductase subunit J, whose translation MNLAEDVQLISFALLGILMIAAALGVVLLDQIVYSAFLLGGVFLCISGLYVLLNADFVAAAQILVYVGAVNVLILFAIMLVNKQEAFKPVGNRWLRQGATALVCVGLFALLSTMVLATPWVVDTTVVLTSTVVQIGKHFFSDYLLPFELASVLLLMAMVGAIILARRDFIPEKMATDTQDALTLPERPRELTGTASDR comes from the coding sequence GTGAATTTAGCAGAAGATGTTCAACTGATTTCCTTTGCCCTCTTAGGCATTTTGATGATTGCTGCCGCCTTGGGTGTTGTCCTCCTTGACCAAATTGTCTACTCCGCCTTCTTGCTGGGTGGTGTTTTTCTCTGTATTTCAGGCCTTTACGTGTTGCTCAATGCTGACTTCGTGGCGGCTGCGCAGATTCTGGTCTATGTGGGCGCGGTGAATGTGCTGATTCTGTTTGCCATCATGTTGGTGAATAAGCAGGAAGCCTTCAAACCCGTGGGGAATCGATGGCTGCGACAGGGGGCAACGGCGTTGGTCTGCGTGGGGCTGTTTGCGCTCCTGAGTACGATGGTGTTGGCAACACCGTGGGTGGTGGATACCACTGTGGTGCTGACTAGCACTGTGGTGCAAATCGGCAAGCATTTCTTTAGTGATTACCTACTGCCCTTTGAATTGGCCTCTGTGCTGTTGCTGATGGCGATGGTGGGGGCGATTATCCTGGCACGTCGTGATTTTATTCCTGAGAAGATGGCGACGGATACCCAAGATGCGCTCACCTTGCCGGAACGGCCACGGGAGCTAACGGGTACGGCTAGCGATCGCTAA
- the ndhI gene encoding NAD(P)H-quinone oxidoreductase subunit I — MFNFLKQVGDYAKETVQAAKFIGQGLSVTFDHMQRRPVTVQYPYEKLIPSERYRGRIHYEFDKCISCEVCVRVCPINLPIVDWEFDKETKKKKLNHYSIDFGVCIFCGNCVEYCPTNCLSMTEEYELATYDRHELNYDSVALGRLPYKVTQDPMVTPIREFAYLPKGVVDGHDLPAGAQRAGQRPEAIAAQPSPDDTDKSD; from the coding sequence ATGTTTAACTTTCTCAAACAAGTCGGGGACTACGCCAAAGAGACGGTTCAAGCTGCAAAGTTCATTGGTCAGGGTCTTTCCGTTACCTTTGACCATATGCAGCGGCGACCGGTTACGGTGCAATATCCCTACGAAAAACTCATCCCCTCCGAACGGTATCGGGGTCGGATTCACTATGAGTTTGATAAGTGCATTTCCTGCGAAGTCTGTGTGCGGGTTTGCCCGATTAATTTACCGATCGTGGATTGGGAATTTGATAAAGAAACGAAGAAGAAAAAGCTCAATCACTACAGTATTGATTTTGGGGTCTGTATCTTCTGCGGGAACTGTGTGGAATACTGTCCGACGAATTGCCTCTCGATGACGGAGGAGTATGAGTTGGCAACTTACGATCGCCACGAACTCAACTACGACAGCGTCGCCCTCGGACGCTTGCCCTACAAGGTGACGCAAGATCCGATGGTGACCCCGATTCGAGAGTTTGCCTATCTGCCGAAGGGCGTGGTGGATGGCCATGATTTGCCGGCTGGTGCGCAGCGAGCGGGTCAACGGCCTGAAGCGATCGCTGCCCAGCCTAGCCCTGATGACACGGACAAAAGCGATTAA